One Cervus canadensis isolate Bull #8, Minnesota chromosome 1, ASM1932006v1, whole genome shotgun sequence genomic window carries:
- the POP5 gene encoding ribonuclease P/MRP protein subunit POP5: MVRFKHRYLLCEVVSDDPRCRLTLEDRVLGTLVRDTIARVHGTFGAAACSIGFAVRYLNAYTGIVLLRCRKEFYRLVWSALPFITYLENKGHRYPCFLNTLHVGGTIRTCQKFLIQYNRRQLLILLQNCTDEGEREAIQKSVTKSCLLEEESAGEELSNSGGEETAEPME, from the exons ATGGTGCGGTTCAAGCACAG GTACCTGCTCTGCGAAGTGGTGTCTGACGACCCCCGCTGCCGCCTGACTCTGGAGGACCGAGTGCTGGGCACCCTGGTGCGGGACACGATCGCCCGCGTGCACGGGACTTTCGGCGCTGCCGCCTGTTCCATCGGCTTTGCGG TACGATACCTCAATGCCTATACCGGAATAGTGCTACTGCGATGCAGGAAGGAATTCTACCGGCTTGTGTGGTCAGCTCTTCCCTTCATCACATACTTGGAAAACAAAGGACACCGCTACCCGTGTTTTCTCAACACCTTACACGTGGGAG GTACAATTAGAACATGCCAGAAGTTCCTGATTCAGTACAACAGGAGACAGCTGTTGATCCTGTTGCAGAACTGCACTGATGAAG GAGAGCGGGAGGCTATCCAGAAGTCTGTCACTAAAAGCTGTTTACTAGAGGAGGAGTCGGCTGGGGAGGAGCTTTCCAATAGTGGCGGCGAGGAGACTGCTGAGCCAATGGAGTGA
- the RNF10 gene encoding RING finger protein 10 — MPQSSPSAAATASDMDKNIGSSSSSASSGSSKGQQPPRSASAGPAGESKPKSDGKNSNGSKRYNRKREPSYPKNENFINQPRRSNSQKSKTFNKMPPQRGGGSSKLFSSSFNGGRRDEVAEAQRAEFSPAQFSGPKKINLNHLLNFTFEPRGQAGHFEGSGHGSWGKRNKWGHKPFNKELFLQANCQFVVSEDQDYTVHFADPDTLVNWDFVEQVRICSHEVPSCPICLYPPTAAKITRCGHIFCWACILHYLSLSEKTWSKCPICYSSVHKKDLKSVVATESRQYVVGDTITMQLMKREKGVLVALPKSKWMNVDHPIHLGDEQHSQYSKLLLASKEQVLRRVVQEEKAALERQLAEEKHTPESCFIEAAIQELKAREEALSGLAESRGEVPGVVAALEQLVLMAPLAKEPVFPPRKGVLEYLSAFDEDTTEVCSLGPPRPVALPLVEEEEAVSEAEPEGLSEACEDLELAEDNLGEGTICTESSQQEPVTKPSITHLSSSPCYYFYQAEDGQHMFLHPVNVRCLVREYGSLEQSPEKISATVVEISGYSMSEDVRQRHRYLSHLPLTCEFSICELALQPPLVSKETLEIFSDDIEKRKRQRQKKAREERRRERRIEMEENKKQGKYPEVHIPLENLQQFPAFNSYTYSSDSALGSTSTEGRGALSLSPLSRSPGSQADFLLTPLSPTASQGSPSFCVGSLEEDSPFPSFAQMLRVGKAKADVWPKTAPKKDENTLGPPAPVDSDGESDNSDRVPVPSFQNSFSQAIEAAFMKLDTPVTSDPLSEEKGGKKRKKQKQKLLFSTSVVHTK; from the exons ATGGAAAGAACTCAAATGGATCCAAGCGTTATAATCGCAAACGTGAACCTTCCTAccccaaaaatgaaaattttatcaaCCAGCCCCGTCGCTCCAATTCacagaaaagcaaaacttttaatAAGATGCCTCCTCAAAGGGGCGGCGGCAGCAGCAaactctttagctcttcttttaaTGGTGGAAGACGGGATGAG GTAGCAGAGGCTCAACGGGCAGAGTTTAGCCCTGCCCAGTTCTCTGGTCCGAAGAAGATCAACCTGAACCACTTGTTGAATTTCACTTTTGAACCCCGTGGCCAGGCCGGTCATTTTGAAGGCAGTGGACATGGCAGCTGGGGAAAAAGGAACAAGTGGGGGCATAAGCCTTTTAATAAGGAACTCTTTTTGCAAGCCAA CTGCCAGTTTGTGGTGTCTGAAGACCAAGACTACACAGTTCATTTTGCTGATCCTGATACCTTAGTCAACTGGGACTTTGTGGAACAAGTG CGCATATGTAGCCATGAAGTGCCATCTTGCCCAATATGCCTATACCCACCTACTGCGGCCAAGATAACCCGTTGTGGACACATCTTCTGCTGGGCATGCATCCTGCACTATCTTTCACTGAGCGAGAAGACCTGGAGTAAATGTCCCATCTGTTACAGTTCTGTGCATAAGAAGGATCTAAAGAG TGTTGTTGCCACAGAGTCACGTCAGTATGTTGTTGGCGATACCATTACAATGCAGCTGatgaagagggagaaaggggtgTTGGTGGCCTTGCCCAAATCCAAGTGGATGAATGTAGACCATCCTATTCATCTTGGAG ATGAACAGCACAGCCAGTACTCCAAGCTCCTGCTGGCCTCCAAGGAGCAGGTGCTGCGCCGGGTGGTGCAGGAAGAGAAAGCGGCACTGGAGCGGCAGCTGGCAGAGGAGAAGCACACGCCCGAGTCCTGCTTTATTGAGGCAGCTATCCAGGAGCTCAAG GCTCGGGAAGAGGCTCTGTCAGGATTGGCTGAAAGCAGAGGGGAGGTCCCTGGTGTCGTGGCTGCTCTGGAACAACTGGTGCTGATGGCTCCCTTGGCGAAGGAGCCCGTTTTTCCACCCAGGAAG GGCGTGTTGGAGTACCTGTCTGCCTTTGATGAAGACACCACCGAAGTTTGTTCTCTGGGTCCTCCTCGTCCTGTTGCTCTCCCTCTGGTAGAGGAAGAGGAAGCAGTGTCTGAAGCAGAGCCTGAGGGGTTGTCAGAGGCCTGTGAGGACCTGGAGTTAGCAGAAGACAATCTTGGAGAAGGGACCATTTGTACCGAGTCCAGCCAGCAGGAACCCGTCACCAAACCAAGCATCACACACCTGAGCAGCTCTCCTTGTTACTACTTTTACCAAG CGGAGGACGGGCAGCACATGTTCCTGCACCCCGTGAACGTGCGCTGCCTCGTGCGGGAATACGGCAGCCTGGAGCAGAGCCCCGAGAAGATCTCGGCCACGGTGGTGGAGATCTCCGGCTACTCCATGTCTGAG GATGTGCGACAGCGTCATAGATACCTCTCTCACTTGCCGCTCACCTGCGAGTTCAGCATCTGTGAACTGGCTCTTCAGCCTCCTCTGGTCTCTAAGGAAACGCTAGAGATATTCTCAG ATGACATTGAGAAGAGGAAGCGGCAGCGCCAGAAGAAGGCCCGGGAGGAGCGCCGCCGAGAGCGTCGGATTGAGATGGAGGAGAACAAGAAGCAGGGCAAGT ATCCGGAGGTCCACATTCCCCTGGAGAATCTACAGCAGtttcctgccttcaattcctACACCTATTCCTCTGATTCTGCTTTGGGTTCCACCAGCACTGAGGGCCGTGGGGCgctctccctttctcctcttagCAGAAGTCCAGGTTCCCAAGCAG ACTTTCTGCTGACCCCTCTGTCACCCACTGCCAGTCAGGGCAGTCCTTCATTCTGCGTTGGAAGTCTGGAAGAAgactctcccttcccttcctttgcCCAG ATGCTGAGAGTTGGAAAAGCAAAAGCAGATGTATGGCCCAAAACCGCTCCAAAGAAAG ATGAAAACACCCTAGGTCCTCCCGCCCCTGTGGACAGCGATGGGGAGAGTGATAACTCAGACCGCGTTCCGGTGCCCAGTTTCCAGAATTCCTTCAGCCAAGCTATTGAAGCAGCCTTCATGAAACTGGACACACCAGTGACTTCAGATCCGCTCTCTG aagagaaaggaggaaagaaaagaaagaaacagaaacagaagctcCTGTTCAGCACCTCCGTCGTCCACACCAAGTGA